Within the Myxococcaceae bacterium JPH2 genome, the region ACTACTGGGGCGTGGACGCGCACGCGCGCTACGGCCTGCCGCTCACGCCGGGCGCTGAAGCGACCCCCGAAGCGGAGCAGGCCCTGCGCCGCGACCTGCTCGCGCGGCTGGGTGACATGCCCGGCTCGGGCGCCGTCTGGGTGCAGCTCCAGTCCGGACTGGGCCGCCCCTCCGAGGCGCTGGTGTCCCTGGCGGGGCGCGAGTCCGTGGACCTCATCGTCGTGGGCACGCATCAGCGCACCGGGGCGCGGCGGTGGTGGTACGGCTCGGTGTCTCAGCACGTGCTGCAGAACTCGAGCACCAACGTGCTGTGCGTCCCGGTCAGCGCGCTCCAGCCGCTGCCCCTGCCCTCGGTGCGACGCGTGCTCGTGCCCACGGACCTGTCCGACTGGGGCTCGGCCGCCGCGCGGTATGCCTACGCGCTCGTCCCCGAGGGCGGCGCCGTGTGCCTGCTGCACGTGGCCGAGCCCGGCTCCGGCGAGACGTACGATCCGCGCCGCTTCGTCGAGCCCATGACACCCGAGGCCCGCGCCCAGCGAGAGCGCGTGGAGGTGGCCCTGCGCGCCCTCATCCCCGAGGAGGCCGCGGCCCGACGCGTCACCACCGAGGTGGAGATCGTCGCCAGCCGGCGCGTCGCGGAGGCCGTTGGTCAGGCGGCGGAGCGGCTCGACTGCGACTTCATCTGCATGGCCAGTCATGGACGCACGGGCCTGTCACGGGCGCTGGCGGGCTCGGTGGCGCAGGAGGTGATCATGCACGGCGTCCGCCCTGTCTTCGTCGTCCGGCCTCCCCGCGATGAGTGAGCGCGCGCGGGCGTCCCTCCCGAGAGGACGACGCGAGGTCCGCTGTCCGCCATCCGCGCGGCACGGCCATTGAAGAGGCTCCCTCTCAGCGCCACCTGGGAGGTGTCTCATGACATCGATTTCCATCACCGAGTACGAAACGCGCCTCTTCTGGCAGGGAGCCCACAGCGCGGTGCTCACCAGTGATCACGCGACGCCCGTGCCCATCGGCCGACCGCTCGCCTTCTCCGAGGACGCGGCCGAGGGACACTGGGAGCCCGAGGCGCTGCTGGTGGGCGCCGTGGAAGGACGCACGCTCCTGGCCTTCCTGGAGCACGCGCGGGCCGCGGACATCTCCGTCCTCTTCTACCAAAGCTCCGCGCTCGGCCGGGTGATTGGCGGGACGGGGCGAATGCCCCAGTTCACCGACCTCATCGTGCGCCCGCACGTCGCCGTCCCCACCGACGCCGAGGCCGCGACCGTCCGCGACATCTTCACCCAGCTGCCTGGCTGCTGCTTCCCAGGCTCGGTGCTCCACGTCGCGCCGCGCATCGAGGCCGTGGTGGAGACCTGGAGTCACGCGCGCCCAGCGCAGCCGCGCCCCGCGCAAAGATGCCGCGTGGATGAAACGCTCCGCGTCGCGATGGCGCCCACGCCGGAACGTTGAATTCACAACATAAGCAAAATTCCGTCTCATTCTGGATTCATTGAGAAGGTCGGACCTCCTCTTGATGATGCGCCCGCATCCACCCGAGGAGAGACATCTCATGACTGGAATGAAGTGCCGCGCGGCCCTGGTTTTGGCCGCCGCGTGGCTGGCCCTCAGCGCAGGCAGCGCGCAAGCGCAGACCTATTCGCTGTTCCTTCCCACGGACGTCCCCATCGTCGCGTCCGTCACCAATGATTCCGCATCCGTGGAGCTGGGCGTGAAGTTCACGTCCGACGTCGCGGGCGACATCACCGGCATCCGGTTCTACAAAGGCGCGAACAACACGGGCACCCACGTGGGCAGCCTGTGGAGCAGCACCGGCACGCTGCTCGCCACCGCGACGTTCACGTCCGAGACGGCCACCGGCTGGCAGCAGGTCAGCTTCGCCACGCCGGTGCGCATCACGCCGGGGACGACGTACGTGGCCTCGTACCATGCCCCCGTGGGCGCGTATGGCTTCACCGACGCGGGCCTGACGACGGGGCTGGACAATCCGCCCCTGCATGCGCTGGCGGGAACCACCTCGGGTGGCAATGGCTTGTTCCAGTACGCCGCCAGCTCCGTGTTCCCCACGAGCAGCTACCGCAACTCCAACTATTGGGTGGACGTGGTGTTCCGCCCCGCCGAGCCCGTCACGCTCTGGCCCTCCACCGCCACGCCCGCCGTCGCCTCGGTGACGAACGATGCGCAGGCCGTGGAGGTGGGCGTGAAGTTCAAGACGGACGTGAGCGGCAACGTGCTCGGCGTGCGCTTCTACAAGGGCGCGGGCAACACCGGCACGCACGTGGGCAACCTGTGGAGCAACTCCGGCACGCTGCTGGCCACCGCCACGTTCAGCGCCGAGACGGCCACGGGTTGGCAAGAGGTGCGCTTCGCCGCGCCGGTCGCCATCGCCGCGAACACGCAGTACGTGGCCTCGTACTTCGCGCCCGTGGGCGCGTATGCCTTCAACGACGGCGGGCTCGTCACCGGCCTGGATGCGCCTCCGCTGCACGCGCTCCCGGGGAACGCCAACGGCGGCAATGGTGTGTATGGCTATGGCGCCACCACCCGCTTCCCCACCCAGAGCTTCAACAACTCGAACTACTGGGTGGACGTCGTCTTCCAGGCCACGGGCGCGCCTCCGCCCACGCAGCCGCCCGTTCCGGGACTCAGCCTCTGGAGCGCGTCCGCGACGCCCGCCGTCGCCACCGCGCCCGAGACGCAGGCCATCGAGCTGGGCGTGAAGTTCACGTCCGACCTGGACGGCAAGGTGAAGGGCATCCGCTTCTTCAAGGGCGGCGGCAACACCGGCACGCACGTGGGCAACCTCTGGAGCAGCACCGGCACGCTGCTCGCCACCGCCACGTTCACGTCCGAGACGGCCTCGGGATGGCAGCTCGCGCAGTTCGCCACGCCCGTGGACATCGCCGCGGGCACCACCTACGTGGCCTCGTACTTCGCGCCCATGGGCGGCTATTCGTATGACTCGGATGGCCTGGTCTCGGGCATGAACACCCCGCCCCTGCACGCGCTGCCCGGCGGCACCACGGCCGGCGGCAACGGCGTGTTCACCTATGCGAGCACGTCCACCTTCCCTACGCAGAGCTATCGCTCGACCAACTACTGGGTGGACGTCCTCTTCCAGTCCAACGGTCCGCCGCCGCGCCCAGGTGTCACGGGCGCGGGGCCGGTGCTCGTCGCCACGGCGCCGGGCAATCCCTTCACGGACTACCTGAAGGAGATCCTCAAGGCCGAGGGCATCACCACGTTCGCCGCCACGGACACCGGCAACCTGGGGTCGACCGTTTCGCTCAACGACTACAAGGTCGTGATCCTGGGCGAGCAGGCGCTCTCCGCCGCGCAGGTGACGCTGCTCACCAACTGGGTGACCGCGGGCGGCACGCTCATCGCCATGCGGCCGGGCGCGAACCTGAACAGCCTGATGGGCCTCAACGCGGCCACGGGCACGCTGGCCAATGGCTATCTGCGCGCGGACACGTCGCAGGCGCCCGGCCAGGGCATCACCGTGGAGACGGTGCAGTACCACGGCTTGGCGGACCTCCACACGGTGGTGTCCGGCACGCGCGTGGTCGCCACGCTCTACAGCGACGCGATTACGCCTTCCACCGCCGCCGCCGTCAGCCTGCGTCCGGTGGGCGCCGGCACCGCCATCGCGTTCGCGTATGACCTGGCGAAGTCCGTGGTCTACACGCGGCAGGGCAACCCCGCGTGGCAGGGCCAGAACCGGGACGGCTCCAACATCGGGCCGCGCGCTCGCTCCGACGACATGTTCTACGGCAACGCGCTGTACGACCCGCAGCCGGACTGGGTGAACCTGAGCAAGGTCCAGATTCCCCAGGCGGACGAGCAGCAGCGGCTGCTCGCGAACATGCTCCACCTGACGAGCCCCATCCCCCTGCCGCGCCTCTGGTACTTCCCGCGCGCGAAGAAGGCGGTGGTGGTGATGACGGGCGATGGTCACCCGGGCAACGCCACCGTGGCGCGGCTCAACCAGTACCTCGCGGCGAGCCCCACCGGGTGCAGCGTGGCGGATTGGGAGTGCGTGCGCTCCACCGTCTACAACTACGTCGGTGGCATCGACGCGACGACGGCGGCGTCCTACGTCGCGCAGGGCTTCGAGTACGCCATCCACCTGGACACGGGCTGCACGGACTTCACCGCGACGAACCTGGATCCATCCACGTACACGCCGCAGCTCGCGAGCTTCGCGGCCACGTACCCCACCCTGCCCGCGCCCGTCACCAACCGCACGCACTGCATCGTGTGGAGCGACTGGTCCACCCAGCCCAAGGTGGCGCTGCGCCACGGCATCCGGCTCGACACCAACTACTACTTCTGGCCGCCCGAGTGGGTGCTGGACCGTCCGGGCCTCTTCACGGGCTCGGGCATTCCCATGCGCTTCGCGGATGAGGACGGCACGCCGCTCGACGTCTATCAGGCCACCACGCAGATGACCGACGAGTCCGGCCAGTCCTTCCCGCTGCACATCGACACGCTGCTCGCCAACGCCGTGGGCCCGCTGGGCTACTACGGCGCCTTCACCGCCAACATGCACGTGGACGTGCAGCCGTCCTCCGGCTCGGACGCCATCATCGCGTCCGCGCAGCGCGAGGGCGTGCCCGTCATCAGCGCGAAGCAACTGCTCGAGTGGCTCGACGCGCGCGAGGGGACGCACATCAACACGCTGGCCTTTACCGGCACGGCGCTCTCCTTCACCGTCACCACCCCGGCGCGCAACCTGTCCTTGATGGTGCCGGTGCACTCGTTCAATGGCCGCACACTCGTCTCGGTGAGTGTCAATGGCTCAGCAGTCAGCGCACCGCAGCAAACCATCAAGGGTGTCGCCTACGCGTTCGTGAACGCCGCGCAGGCCGGCACCTACGTCGCGACGTACCAGTGAGCCCCACCCGCTCCCTCTGAAAAAGGGCCGGGACGGAGCCCGGTGCGCGACGCTGGCACCGGGCTCGACCGTCCCTCCCTTGGAGGACAGGCGAGTGTTCGCAATGACAAGCATTCATCTTCTCATTGCCCGAGAGTCCAAGTGTCATGCCTTGGGTACGTGGCGACCATCCGGGCATGAACAGACCCGACAAGCATACAAGCGCCCTGGATGAGTCGTGGGATGCCGTCGCGGATGAGTCGTCACCTCCGGACGCGGCCCGGCTGTGGCTCCAAGCGAGCATCCGCCTGACGCGTTCCCAGGCGGATCTCCATGCCGCCATCTTCTCGAATGACGGCTCCGAGGAGAGCCTCGACCGCTACGCGAGCGCGCGCGCTGAACTCGACTCAGCCGAGGCGTGGGCCCTGCGCGTCGCCAAGGCGCTGCCGAAGAGCTCCTAGTTCGCGCCGCGCCACGCGGGGAGTCGGAGCACGAACCGCGCGCCCGCTCCCGCGCGCGGGGCATAGCGCACCTGTCCGCCGTGGCGTTCGACCAAGCGGCGGACCAACGCGAGCCCCAGGCCCGTGCCCCGGGCCTTGTTCGTCACCAGCGGCTCGAACAGGCGATGGCGCAGCGCCGCG harbors:
- a CDS encoding DUF4082 domain-containing protein, with amino-acid sequence MTGMKCRAALVLAAAWLALSAGSAQAQTYSLFLPTDVPIVASVTNDSASVELGVKFTSDVAGDITGIRFYKGANNTGTHVGSLWSSTGTLLATATFTSETATGWQQVSFATPVRITPGTTYVASYHAPVGAYGFTDAGLTTGLDNPPLHALAGTTSGGNGLFQYAASSVFPTSSYRNSNYWVDVVFRPAEPVTLWPSTATPAVASVTNDAQAVEVGVKFKTDVSGNVLGVRFYKGAGNTGTHVGNLWSNSGTLLATATFSAETATGWQEVRFAAPVAIAANTQYVASYFAPVGAYAFNDGGLVTGLDAPPLHALPGNANGGNGVYGYGATTRFPTQSFNNSNYWVDVVFQATGAPPPTQPPVPGLSLWSASATPAVATAPETQAIELGVKFTSDLDGKVKGIRFFKGGGNTGTHVGNLWSSTGTLLATATFTSETASGWQLAQFATPVDIAAGTTYVASYFAPMGGYSYDSDGLVSGMNTPPLHALPGGTTAGGNGVFTYASTSTFPTQSYRSTNYWVDVLFQSNGPPPRPGVTGAGPVLVATAPGNPFTDYLKEILKAEGITTFAATDTGNLGSTVSLNDYKVVILGEQALSAAQVTLLTNWVTAGGTLIAMRPGANLNSLMGLNAATGTLANGYLRADTSQAPGQGITVETVQYHGLADLHTVVSGTRVVATLYSDAITPSTAAAVSLRPVGAGTAIAFAYDLAKSVVYTRQGNPAWQGQNRDGSNIGPRARSDDMFYGNALYDPQPDWVNLSKVQIPQADEQQRLLANMLHLTSPIPLPRLWYFPRAKKAVVVMTGDGHPGNATVARLNQYLAASPTGCSVADWECVRSTVYNYVGGIDATTAASYVAQGFEYAIHLDTGCTDFTATNLDPSTYTPQLASFAATYPTLPAPVTNRTHCIVWSDWSTQPKVALRHGIRLDTNYYFWPPEWVLDRPGLFTGSGIPMRFADEDGTPLDVYQATTQMTDESGQSFPLHIDTLLANAVGPLGYYGAFTANMHVDVQPSSGSDAIIASAQREGVPVISAKQLLEWLDAREGTHINTLAFTGTALSFTVTTPARNLSLMVPVHSFNGRTLVSVSVNGSAVSAPQQTIKGVAYAFVNAAQAGTYVATYQ
- a CDS encoding FruA-associating protein, FapA, producing the protein MNRPDKHTSALDESWDAVADESSPPDAARLWLQASIRLTRSQADLHAAIFSNDGSEESLDRYASARAELDSAEAWALRVAKALPKSS
- a CDS encoding universal stress protein, coding for MSIVFGTDFSSQAMEAAETATALAHRMGESLHLVHVTEYGSGGRSKASDEALQQGARARLEEQAEALRARGVAVEAHLLEGVPDEVLVDLATSQHAALIVLSRHGQRAPRWRMGSVAERVVESAHCPVLVLQNARSMEAWASGVGSLRVLLGLSFSPPSDAAVAWVKRMRSLGPCEVIAAHHYWGVDAHARYGLPLTPGAEATPEAEQALRRDLLARLGDMPGSGAVWVQLQSGLGRPSEALVSLAGRESVDLIVVGTHQRTGARRWWYGSVSQHVLQNSSTNVLCVPVSALQPLPLPSVRRVLVPTDLSDWGSAAARYAYALVPEGGAVCLLHVAEPGSGETYDPRRFVEPMTPEARAQRERVEVALRALIPEEAAARRVTTEVEIVASRRVAEAVGQAAERLDCDFICMASHGRTGLSRALAGSVAQEVIMHGVRPVFVVRPPRDE